The following are encoded together in the Pseudomonas xantholysinigenes genome:
- a CDS encoding LLM class flavin-dependent oxidoreductase, with the protein MSDQQMSLGMNILGFGAHSGAWRQGEAALDAYIDVGYYRDIARLSERGCLDAIFLADGPALPPDVASQPGGRLEPTVLLTAVAAATERIGVIATCSSTYNEPFNLARRIASLDHVSGGRAAWNVVTNAGDAAAQNFGLSGAPLHVDRYGRAEEFVDVTLKLWDSWEDDAIIGDRAAGRFADPRKVHTLDFQGKHFQVKGPLNLPRSPQGRPVLVQAGSSEGGKALGSRYADAIFTTQTTLADGLAFYREMKARAKAWGRDPQHLKIMPGLSTVIGSSEAEAHARFDALNAWHGEHGLLQQVAGRIGIDASELDPDAPLPWARIGAVAEFERGSHGFLEAQLNLARRENLSIRQLSRRILVGHRLAVGTPEQVADTLAEWFLAGAGDGFNIMPDMFPSGARVFVEEVVPLLQKRGLFRTEYTGTTLRDHLGLPKAANQFAAQQAPLREPL; encoded by the coding sequence ATGTCTGACCAACAGATGAGCCTGGGCATGAATATCCTTGGCTTCGGTGCCCACTCCGGTGCCTGGCGCCAGGGCGAGGCAGCCTTGGATGCCTATATCGATGTCGGCTATTACCGCGATATCGCCCGGTTGTCCGAACGTGGTTGCCTGGACGCGATCTTCCTCGCCGATGGCCCGGCGCTGCCGCCGGACGTCGCCAGCCAGCCGGGCGGGCGCCTGGAGCCGACCGTGTTGCTGACCGCGGTGGCCGCAGCCACCGAGCGCATCGGCGTGATCGCCACCTGCTCGAGCACCTACAACGAACCCTTCAACCTGGCCCGGCGCATTGCCTCGCTGGACCATGTCAGCGGCGGGCGCGCGGCCTGGAACGTGGTCACCAATGCCGGCGACGCGGCGGCGCAGAACTTCGGCCTGAGCGGCGCGCCATTGCATGTGGACCGCTATGGCCGCGCCGAGGAATTCGTCGATGTGACCCTCAAACTGTGGGACAGCTGGGAGGACGACGCGATCATCGGCGATCGCGCCGCCGGCCGTTTCGCCGACCCGCGCAAGGTCCACACCCTGGACTTCCAGGGCAAGCACTTTCAGGTCAAGGGGCCGCTGAACCTGCCACGCTCGCCCCAGGGCCGGCCAGTGCTGGTGCAGGCCGGTTCGTCCGAAGGTGGCAAGGCGCTGGGCTCGCGCTACGCCGATGCGATCTTCACCACCCAGACCACCCTGGCCGATGGCCTGGCGTTCTACCGCGAGATGAAAGCCCGGGCCAAGGCCTGGGGGCGCGACCCCCAGCACCTGAAGATCATGCCGGGCCTGTCGACCGTGATCGGCAGCAGCGAGGCCGAGGCCCATGCGCGTTTCGACGCGCTCAATGCCTGGCATGGCGAGCATGGCCTGCTGCAGCAGGTGGCCGGGCGCATCGGTATCGACGCCAGCGAGCTGGACCCGGACGCGCCGTTGCCCTGGGCGCGGATTGGCGCGGTGGCGGAGTTCGAGCGGGGCTCCCATGGCTTTCTCGAGGCGCAGCTGAACCTGGCGCGCCGCGAGAACCTGAGCATTCGCCAACTGTCGCGGCGCATCCTGGTCGGTCATCGCCTGGCCGTGGGCACCCCGGAGCAGGTCGCCGACACCTTGGCCGAGTGGTTCCTGGCGGGCGCCGGGGATGGCTTCAACATCATGCCCGACATGTTTCCCTCCGGGGCGCGGGTGTTCGTCGAGGAGGTGGTGCCGTTGCTGCAGAAGCGCGGGCTGTTCCGGACCGAATACACCGGCACCACCCTGCGCGATCACCTGGGATTGCCGAAGGCGGCGAACCAGTTCGCTGCCCAGCAAGCGCCGCTGCGCGAGCCCTTGTAG